TACGACAGCGAATGCTCCAGCGGATCCAGAGAATCGCGAGAGCCTGCCAACACGGATCTTTCGTAACCGAAGCGTGCGCATTGGCGGTGGCGTTGTACTTGCCTACATCATGGTTGCGCTTTTCGGGCCGCTCATCTGGACGACGGACCCCTATGCACAGGACCTGATGATGCGCCTGCGCCCGCCGGCGTGGGATGCCAGGGGCACGCTCCAGCATCCACTCGGCACGGACCAGTTGGGCAGGGACGTTCTGGCACGCCTTCTCGAGGGGGCGCGGGTGTCGCTCACCATTGGCTTCTGCGCGGCATCCATCGGCGCCGTCATTGGCATCACGTTGGGATCGATTGCCGGATACTTCGGCCGCCTGGTTGATCACGCCGTCATGTTTGGCCTGACATGCAAGCTTGCGCTGCCCAGCTTGCTGCTGGCGATGACCCTGATTTATTTCATCCAGCCGTCGCTTACGACTGTCGTCTGTGTCATCGGGCTGATGCACTGGACGCTCTACCTGGTCGTAACACGTAGCGCAACACAGCGGATTCGGGAGCTGGACTATGTCAAGGCGTCGAAGCTGGCCGGCGCCAGTGCGCGCCAGATCATCGTCTGGGACATCCTGCCTAACCTGGCTGGCTCGCTGCTGGTCGTATTTACCGCGGAGGTGGCGGTTTCCATCCTGGCGGAAGCATCACTGTCGTTCCTCGGCGTCGGTGTGCCCTCGCCCATCCCTTCCTGGGGGCTGATGATTTCGGAAGGCAAGGCCGTGATGTTCCTGAACCCATGGATTGTCCTGCTGCCAGGCGTATCTCTCTTCCTGCTCGTGATAGGCGTGAACCTGCTCGGCGACGGCTTGCGCGATGTTATCCAGCCACAGACTCGGGATTGAACACCATGCTCCTTGAAGTAAAGAACCTCAGCATCAAGCTGCCGCTTGAGAACGGTCTCACACTGCATGCTGTTCGTAACGTCAACTTCGAAATCGACAAGGGAGAATGCCTCGGGGTAGTCGGTGAGTCAGGTTCCGGCAAGTCCCTCACCGCACTTTCGATCCCGCGACTGCTGCCACGGCGCGCACAGTGCTCGGCCGACACGCTGCGCGTCAATGGCCTGGACCTGACCAGCATGTCCGAGTGCGACCTGGCGAGCACGGTGCGAGGGACTCAAGTGGGATACATCTTCCAGGAGCCAATGACAGCGTTGAATCCCGTCTATAGCATCGGCCGACAGTTGACGGAGACAATGCGGTGCCATCAGGCAGTGACCGGCGACCAGGCCCACAGGCGCGCGATCGAGCTTCTGGAAAGAGTCGGCATTGCCTCGCCGGCCAAGCGCATGGCGTCGTTTCCGCACGAGTTCTCCGGGGGGCAGCGCCAGCGCATCATGATCGCCATGGCGCTGATGAATCGCCCCCAGCTGCTCATTGCCGACGAGCCCACCACGGCACTCGATGTCACGGTCCAGAAGCAGATTCTGGACTTGCTGGATGACCTGCGCCGGGAGCTCGGCATGGGATTGCTGTTGATCTCCCATAATTTGGGGGCGGTCGCATCCGTCGCCGACAATGTCGCGGTCATGTACGCCGGAGAGATTGTAGAGTCCGCACCGACAGGCACACTCTTCGGCGCTTCGCGGCATCCCTATACGCAGGGCCTGCTGCAATCGATTCCGGATCTGGGGAAGCATGAGGCTGGCACCCTGCTTCCTACGCTGCCTGGCACCGTCCAGTCTTTCTATTCGCAGCCAGGTAGCTGTGTTTTCGAGCGGCGGTGCAAGTACGCGTTTGCCAGATGCGGCCTCGAAGCGCCAAAATTCCGCGCCTACGACAGGAAGCATGCTGGCGCCTGTCATCTTGCCAGTGCGCCGCAACCCGAAATGGTTGAAACACCCAAGGCCATGCTGCGACGGCCTGCGGGAGATGTCCTGCTGGAGGCGAAGGGCATCTCCATGACGTACTCGGTCCGCGGTGGCCTGTTCAAGCCGCGTCTTCCGCTCAAGGCGGTGGTTGACGTGTCCTTGCTTCTCAAGAAGGGCCGGACACTGGCCATCGTGGGAGAGTCGGGATGCGGTAAGTCCACACTTGCTCGAATGCTTCTTGGGTTGGAACAGCCGGTTTCAGGCGAGGTGTTTCTCGATGGACGTGATATTGGAGCGTATGAACCGGCGCAGCGGGCGGCGCTTGTGCAGACCGTATTTCAGGACCCGTACTCATCGCTCAATCCGAGTCGCAGGGTCAGCGAGATTGTAAGGCGGCCGCTTGACCTGTCTGCGGCCATGCCCGCAGCGCAACGTGACGCGCATGTGGCCAGCTTGCTCGAGAAAGTCGGCCTGCCAACACGGCTACACCATGCTTCACCCGGCCAGCTTTCCGGCGGCCAGCGCCAACGCGTGGCAATTGCACGTGCCCTGGCAACCAACCCGGCTCTGATTGTCTGCGACGAGCCGACATCGGCCCTGGATGTCTCGGTTCAAGCGCAGATCCTGAACCTTCTGCTGCAACTCCGAAAGGAGTTTTTGCTGACGCTGGTGTTCATCAGCCATGATCTCGCTGTGGTGGGCCACATGGCGGACGAGATTGCGGTGATGTACCTGGGCGAGGTCGTCGAATACGGTCCCGCTGAGCAGATCCTCAGGAATCCGGTCCATCCGTATACCAAAGCGCTGCTCGCAAGCACGCCGACCCTGGAGCGGCGGGAACCCGATGAAGCGAATCGGATCTTGCCGGGCGTCGCGAACCCGATGCAAAGGCCGCAAGGCTGCTGCTTCTCCTCCCGGTGCCCATACCGGTCGGATGTTTGCGGTGAACGACCGGCGTTGAGCGAGTATGAGGGCGGGCGTTCGGTTCGGTGCCATGTTGCGAACTCACTGGCGGAGGCCGGTGCCACTGCGAAGAGGGAGATCGGTTCACGCAATGGCATGAAGACGGAGACCATGGCCATGCGGGCATGAGAGTTCTTCGCCAGCCGCGGGTCGCTGCATATTACCTGGTGCATACCTGGGCGCAGATCGGGACATGGGTCCAACAGGTGGTCGTGGGATGGTTCGCTTGGGAGCAGACCCATTCGGAAGTGCTGCTCGGCTTCCTGATCTTTGTTCAGTTCGCGCCGTCGTTCGTCATATCTCCGCTCGCGGGAATACTGGCCGACCGGGGGAAGGTGATGCAGGTTGTCGTCATCTCTGACGCGATCTGTGGCCTGACGTCCCTGGGCATGGCAGCGCTGGCTTTTACGGGAAACCTGACGACCCTTGCGTTGATTGGGTGCGCGCTGCTCGTGGGGATATGCGGGAGCTTTTCGCAACCGGCCCGCCAGGTACTGCTCACCAGGCTCGTCGAGAAGAGCGAAATCGCCAGTGCTGTATCGGTGAACTCCGTGTCGATGAATATCGCGCGATCGGTTGGACCGCTTGGCGCGGCATATTTGATAACGAACGACCTCTCCTATTTTGCGTTTGCGTTGAGTGGCGTCGCCGCACTTGCGGATGCCATGTTTGTGCGAGCCTTCTTCCGCAAGGGCGCGGGAACGGTGCCGATAGCGCCTTTGCGGCGGGAATCTCTCATCGTTACGCTGAAGGGGGCATTCACCGTGGTCCTTGACGACCCGTCCATGCGTTTGGTTTTTCTGGTCTACCTCGCCTACGCGCTGCTCGGTCGTCCCGTTATCGACATGCTGCCGGCAATCGTCGACAGTATTCTGCGACAGGATGCAAGGGTGCTCGGCAATATCAACGCATTGTTCGGCGTTCTTGCTATTGCGGCTGGCCTCTTGCTTTCGCTTGTCAGTCATGCTCGGGCCTTGCTGAAGGTTCTGGTGGCTTCGCTTGTCTTCCTTGCCGCTGGCACGGCAATGCTTTCGCTGTCGTCCTCGGAGCTGGGCGGTTATTTCGCCATCGGCATTTTTGCGCTCGGCCAGGCGGCTGTGAACATCTGCTCAAGTGCCTTCGCTCAGATGCAGGCCGTTGAGACGCACAAGGGGAGGGTGGTCGCGCTCCATGTCATGACGTTCCGCGCCGGCGCTGCCGTGGGCGGCTTGCTCGTCGGATATGTGGCAGGGCTGATGGGCCTGGCGAACGTCATGATAGCCATTGCAGCCTGCCTTTGCGTCGTGTTCGCATGTGCCATTGGGAGTGCCATGCGATTCCGCGGTTGATGTTCTTCCACTGGCCGGGTTCAGGTCAGTGCCTCTGCATGCAAGTTTGCGTATCGCGTATCGCGTATCCGGAGACAGTATGGAAATCGAATTGAAGGCGGGTCCCTTTTCATTTCTGGCAAGGCTTGAGCAGGACATCTCGCCAGCAGCATGTGGCTGGCTGATGGAAAGGCTGCCGGCTCATTGGGAGTTCCTGCAAGGGCGCTGGAGCGGCCATGCCGTTTTCGCCAGGCTGAACGGAACCGCAAGGCATATCGGCCAGGGTGGCATATCACGGCCAGACGCTGGCCAGATTCTGCTTTGCGCAGGGGATGACCGTGAAGGCGGAGAGCTTTTGATTCCTTACGGGCCCACGCGCTTTGCCTGCCCCAGCGGCGAACTGTTTGGCCACCACGTGCTTACGGTGACGACGGGGCAAGAGCGGCTTGCCGATCTCGGCACACTCATTCATGAGCGGGGAAGCCTTTCCATTTCGTACCGGCGCTGTTCTACGCCCTGGCGCTAGCGCCGTCAGGTATCGCTGCATGCCCGCTCTGAGCGGGTGCGGCAGATTCAACCAGTCTGTATTGCAGACATTTCCACGGAGGCAGATGATGGCAGGCGGCAGTAATGACAGAACCATGATTCGACAGCGTTCGGAACCTTCGGAAGCGTTTCTTCGCAGTGAACGGGCGTACGTGGACCTGGCGGACGAGCGTTTGGGTGCGATCGTCGTAGCGGCGTCTGACGAGTGGTATGCGCCGGCATCGCGCATGCTTAACCCGAAAGCGGCGAACTACTACTACCATGATGACGAAGGAATGCGCTGGGTAGACGGGTGGGAGACTTCTCGCCGACGCAAGGCTGGCAACGAATGGTGTGTCATCAAGCTTGGCCGGCCGGGCCAGATCACTGCGGTAGGCTTCGACACCAGCTTCTATACCGGCAACTATCCGCTGGCCGCGTCGGTGCAAGCCTGCGCCGTTTCGGCGGATAACGATATCGCTGATGCCGAATGGACCGAGCTAGTGCCCGCTACCGAGCTTGCAGGCGACAGCCAGCGACTGGTTCCAGTCAACGCGAACCGGGTCTTCACACATGTTCGGCTGAACATTTTTCCGGACGGCGGGATGGCTCGCTTTCGTGTCTTCGGGCTGGTCCAGTTGCCGCAGTCGTTCAGCGCCGCTGGCCAGCGCGACCTGGCGGCACTGGAGAACGGCGCCCGCGTTGTCGGCTGCAGCGATACGCACTTCGGCGCAGTACGGGCCATGATTGCCCCCGGTCCCTCAGTGGAGTGGGGCAAGGGCTGGGAAACCAGGCGTCTGAGGAAGCCGGGTCATGACTGGGCTGTGATTGCCTTGGCGGCACCGGGGACGCTGGAGCGCGTCCTGGTCGATACGACCTACTACACGGGCAACTTTCCAGCCGCCTTTTCGTTGCAAGGCGCATGCCTTGAGCATGCTCCCGATGAGGTTGTCCTGAACCAGGCGATGCACTGGCCGGAACTGGTCGGGCGCAGCGATCTGAAGGGTGGCTGCCAGAACACCGTCGAGCTCGGCGCGGCGCATCGGGATACGCTCGTCACCCATGTCCGACTGAATATCTACCCCGACGGCGGCGTGACAAGACTCCGGATCCTGGGAGCGCCTGGACTGATGGCGCGCTAACCGCAGCCATTTCGGAACCCCACTTCGCCAGGCCTGGCGAAGTGGGCACCCGTCATTATGCTTGCCGCGGAGGCGGGTGTCCGGCCATCGTGCCATCCTTTATGAGGACTTCATCTTCCCAGGGCAGGCTGTACTGCCCCGTGACCAGGTCTTGCATATACGTATACGGGCAGTCGTTCGCGCCGCCACGAACCGCTACGAAGCCTCTGTGGCCCAGCTGGTAGATATTGTTTTCAGCACCCCATGTCCGGCGTGCCTCGCGCACCAGGTCCGGTCGGATTTCGGCGGTAATCAATTCATCTTCCTTGTTGCTGCCATAGCGGATGGGCACCCCATCGAACCCCACGACGATGGCTTCGCCCATCCCGCCAAACGGGCCTGTCGCCGAGCATCCGCAAACGCTTGCCGTGTACATCAGGTTGCAGAAGGCGTCGGCCTGTGCAGTCAGATGCCATTGATGACGCAGTGACGAGGAATACCCGGCGATGCGAATCATCAACTCCGCCCCCTTGTAGGCGCACTCCCGAGCGACCTCGGGAAACATCGCGTCGTGGCAGATGGCCACGGCAATCCTGGACCCCTTGGGTCCTTCACACACCGGTATGCCCAGGTTGCCCGGCTCCCACGGCTCTGCGGGAACCCACGGGTGAAGTTTGCGGTAGTGCAGGCAGATCTGGCCTTCATTGTTGACCAGAACTGCCGAGTTGTATGGATTGCCGTCCGGGTTGAGTTCCATGAAGGAGAAGCATGCCCATACATTGGCCCGGCGGCACGCATCCCGAAGCGCGCCAACATGCGGCCCGTCCACGGTGCACTGGAGTTCAGCGCTCAATGCCTTCGATGCCCCATTGAGCGAGTACTCCGGAAAGACAATGATGTCGACGTTTGGACGCCCTTTCTTTACCTGGTGCACGAAAGACGCGAGCCTGTCAGCAGAGAGGCGCAGGTCCTCCGGCGTTGCGATGTCGGCTTTTCGAAGCTGCAGCAGGCCCACGATGACCCCGTTCTCCGTCTGATTCAGCCCGCCCAGTCCGTTCATCAACCTCTCCTCGTCAGTCGCAAGTGTGCTTGACTCTGTCAGCCCGTGTGAGTATCGTATCATACTGGTATGACCAGTATGATAACACCAACGGAGGAGACGTGAGACGTGGACTAATAGGCGGTGTCCTGTGGGCACTGACCGCAAGCGCCGCAGCGCAGGGCAGCGTGACACTCTACGGCGTGGCGGACGCCGCGGTCGATTACGTAAGTGCCAAGGGCGCGGCCGCGGGCTCGGCGGCTGACAAGCCGGGGCTCACCCGGCTGAGTTCGCAGGGATCGTACTGGGGTATCCGTGGTTCGGAAGACCTGGGCGGCGGCCTGGATGCCGTCTTCCAGCTGGAAGGCAACTTTTCGATTGATTCTGGCGCGTCCAGCACGCCCTTTTTTAATCGGGATACGTTCGTAGGATTGCGGCATCGACCGGTGGGGACTCTCACACTGGGTGTGAACACCACCAGCGTTCGTGCACTGGGCAACGCCCTTGATCTTACGCCGGGTGCAAATACAGGCATCGGGGCGTTGCAGTCGTTGGTCTCGAGCATGAACGGAATTTCAACCGACCACGACTCACGGCTGCAAAACTCGGTGCGCTACCGATCCGCCTCCTTCTATGGGGTCGAGATAGGCGCGCAGTATGGCTTTGGCGAGGCACGCGCCGAGGGGACTGGCCGTAACGACTACGTCATTGGTGCTGGGCTTGCTTACTCAAGCGGTCCCCTCTACATCGCTTACGCATACGAAGACCGGCACGACAAGAACAAGACCGGGCTGGCACAGGCCAATGGCCACGACGAAAAGCATCGCGTCGGCGTGAAGTACCAGGTGACTGAGCAGTGGCTCATCGGCGCACTGTATGACCGGTCGGCCAGCAATGGCCAGTTCTCAAATGGTGATGGCCGCCTGCGCCGGGATGCATGGGCTCTTGTTACCGAATATGACTGGGGTGTCCACGAAATCTATGCCATGTATGCACGTGCAAGCGACATCAGTTGCCAGGGGGCCACTGCAGGCAACGGAGTCAATTGTGGTTCCAGTAGCCAGACAGGCGCACAGCTGTGGACCTTCGGCTACAACTACAACCTGAGCAAGCGAACAATGATTCGCACAACGATTTCGAAGATCTTCAATCAGGCGGCGGCCAAGTACGACTTTTCCAACGGCCGTACCGGAGCGGCTGCTGGTGCCGACCCATTCGGCGTTTCGGTTGGACTGCGCCATCGCTTCTAACCCTCAAGCACCGCGCCATTGGTGCTTCCCTCATCTACCAAGGAGTTCGAAAAATGACGAAGCGACAAATTCAGCCCCCCGGTGTATTCGCTCACCATCGTGCGGCCGTAACCACCCACTATGCGGTGATGCCGCCCGAGGGCATTCTGGAAAGCCGCATTCCTGGCATCGAGAAGACCACCATCAGCGTCCAGGCTACGCCTGGGCTGGGCGCGAAGTTTGCTCAGTTACTGCTGCAAATCCAGGGTGGCGGCGGAATGACGGCCGTGCGTAACGACGGTATGCAGGCCTTCTTCTACGTTGTCTCCGGCAATGTGTCCCTGGAACTGGAAGGCAAGACGCACGAACTGAAGGCGGGCAGCTTTGCCTATGCGCCTGCAGGAACTGGCGTGCGCGTGTACAACCCCGGCGCGGACGAAGCGCGCGTCGTATGGATCAAGAAACCGTACGAGCGCCTTGACGGTGTGGAAGCCCCGGCCGCCCTGGTCTCACACGAGCAAGATGTCGAGAAGGTGAACAAGCACACCAAGGGCCGCACCTGGCAGCATCTGTTGCCCGACGAGAATCCGGCGTTCGACTTCGCCATCAACATCCTGAGTTTCGAGCCTGGCAACTACTTTCCCATGGTGGAAACGCATGTCATGGAACATGGTCTCTATATGCTCGAAGGGCAGGGGATGTACCTGCTGCAGAATGACTGGCACGAGTGCTGGGCCGAGGACTTCATCTACATGGCACCGTTCTGTCCGCAGTTCTTCTATGCGACGGGTTGGTCCAAGGCGACGTACCTGCTTTACAAGAACGTGAATCGCGATTTCACCTTCTAACGCATACCGCGGCCGTTGGGCGGGTAACGTCCCGCCTACGGCATGCGGTTGTGCATCAAGGCAGCTGATGCACGTGATCAGGCAGCTCTACCTGGACACGCTTTGCGCTGCGCAGGACGTGGTTGCGCATGGCCATTTGGGCCAGGCTCGGATTGCGCGTTGCCAGGGCTTCCACGATTTCTCTGTGTTCCTTGACCCGGCTGCTGAGGAACGCCGTGTCGGAGAGACGGGGGGCGCCCATTTCTTCCTCCGAGAAAATCGGGGCGAGCAGTGCGCGAATCAGTCGGTTGCCGCAGCAAGCTGCTATCAGCGAGTGAAATTCAAAATCCAGCTGATTCAAATGAGTGACGTCATGATTCTTTACAGTTATCTCCATTTGCCCCAGCAGCTTTCGTAGCGTTGCAATATCGTCATCTGTGATATGGATGGCTGCCAGCGCGGCGGCCCAACCCTCCATCAAGAGACGTGCTTCGTAAAGCTCGCTCGGCGTATGGTCGATTTGATGAACTTCAGAGTTTCTGCCGACCGCAGCTTGCTGCTCGAGCGATGCAACAAACACGCCTCTGCCGGGCTCTACACGCACCAGTCCCATCCCCTCCAGGGACGAGATCGCCTCGCGCAATGAAGAGCGGCTTACGCCGAGCAGCTCCGCCAACTCGCGCTGCGAAGGGATCTGGCTGTCCGCCGCCCATTCGCCGCTGTAGATCAATGTCTGCATTCGCTCCAAGGCGTGCTGGGTGACTGGCGTGCGCAATGCGACAGGTGGCCGCCGTCCAGGCGGGGTAGGAGAAGTCAGCGTCGCTTTGGATGCCAAGGCAGCGGAAGTCGCTTTCATAGTCTGTGCAGGTGACACTTCATACTGGTCTGATAATTTTCACATTTAACACTTGACCCCGCATTCTTGCAAGCCTACAGTTATGACTGGTCATACCAGTATGGCCGCGAACGATAGCGCAACGCTAATAAGCATAAAGGAGACCTATGCGCATCACCCTTAAGCTAGAACCTTTGACCAAGGCGGCCTTTACGCCGTTCGGAGAGGTCATTGAGGCCTGTGCGGGCGCTTTCCACCATATCAACGAAGGGATGGTCGAACGCTACCATGACCTCGCCGTGGTCGATGCACTGGCGCTTGGCGGGAAGGCCGGCATCAGCATCATGCGTGCAAAACCGTATGTGTTGCCGTTGGAAGTGGTGTTTCTTGAGCGTCACCCGTTGTCGAGCCAGGCCTTCATTCCCATGAAGCCGACCAGCTTTATCGTAGTGGTCGCTCCCCGCGGCGCTTCGGTGGAGGCAGGCGAGATTCGCGCATTCATCGCCAAGCCCGGACAAGGAATCAACTACGCCCCAGGGGTATGGCATCACGTGCTGCTGCCCACCGAAGCGTGTGACTTCGTTGTGGTTGACCGGATCGGCTCCGGTCCGAACTGCGACAAGTTTGTGCTTTCAGAGGACGTGCGACCCGTCATTCCCGCGTTCGGGCAGGGAATGGATCATGCAATCTTCGATTGCAGCGCCGCAGAGAAATAAGGAACAGCAGCGAAGACTCGTCGGAGTCAATGATGGCTTCGGGGTGGATGGTGGAGATAAATTGTGTTTAAGCAACTAAAGAAGTTACATATCCAGGTTCTCCTGGGGTTTGCAGTTGGCGCGCTTATTGGCTTCGTGTACCCGTCCTTCGGGGTACAACTGCTGCCGCTGGCAGAAGGGTTCATCAAGCTCATCAAGATGATGCTTGCGCCTATTGTGTTCTGCTTTGTCGTAACCGGGATTCTGCATGCCGGGGATCTGAAGACCGCGGGACGTGTAGCGCTCAAGACAATTATCTATTTTGAAATTGTCACAACAATTGCGCTACTGATCGGGGTCTTCATCACGTACGTCTTGAAGCCTGGCGTGGGTATGAATATCGATGTGTCCACCTTGGATCCGAAGTCGATACAAACCTTCGTTGAGAATGCCTCTCACGTTTCGGACGTAAAGAGCTTCTTGCTGAACATCATTCCATCCACTTTCCTGTCGGCTTTTGCGAAGGGCGACATTCTGCAGGTGCTTTTGATTGCAGTCCTGTTCGGCTGCGCGCTTCAGGTTGCCGGTGAAAAAGGAAAGATGGTTGGTCAACTGATGGACAGCCTCTCCGAAGTCCTTTTCCGTGTCGTTGGCTTCATCGTCCGTCTGTCGCCGCTCGGCGTTGCAGGGGCGATGGCGTTCACGGTAGGAAAATTCGGCTTCGCGACGATTCAACAGCTCGGTCAGCTGGTCCTGACGTACTACGTAGCGTGCGCAATCTTCCTCTTCCTGGTCCTGGGGGTGGTGATGCGCCTTTCCGGGCTCAGCCTGTTCAAGTTCATCGCATACCTGAAGAGCGAAGTGCTCATTGCCCTGGGCTCCAGTTCGTCGGATGCTGTGATGCCGCTCGTGATGGCAAAGCTTCGCCACCTCGGCGTGAAGGAAACTACGGTCGGGCTTGTGATTCCGACAGGATATTCGTTCAACCTCGACGGCTTTTCGATTTGGCTGACGTGCGCCGTTATTTTCATTGCGCAGGCGACCAACACGCCGTTGGAAGGCGGAACCCTGGCTCTGATTCTTCTTGTCTCGCTGTTGACGTCCAAGGGCGCGCATGGAATCCCCGGGTCAGCGACCGTCGTGCTCGCAGCAACGTTGACTGCCATTCCTGCAATCCCCGTACTGGGCGTGGCGCTGATCTTGTCGGTGGACAAGCTGATGGGCTTCTTCCGGGTGGCACTTAACCTGATCGGCAACTGCGTAGGGGCTGTAGCCATTGCTGCATGGGAAGGCCACCTCGACCTTGCGAAAGCACGCAAGGTATTGGAAGGCGATGACGCATTCGTAAGCGAGAACAACGAAGAGATGCCAGTCTTGAGGAATATCTCCTGAAGGGAGAAAACGGTGGGAAATGTTAGCGGCATGTACCTGTGCCGATCACATTTCCTATCCCTCCAAGTGGTAAGCCAGGGAAGGCAAGCAAGGCTGCGCCCTGCATGATATTTAATTTAAAGTATCTGACGTAATGCGAAATCACGACCGCGTGAAGCAGACATAAAGGAGTAGCGATCTTGAAGAACCTTGGTTCCCTGCCTGCCACCGCCCTCGCATGCTTGCGCAAGGTTGCCGTCGCTGTGGCCGCCGCAATAGTTTCGCTTCCTGCATTTGCGTATCCAACAAAGGCAATCACCGTCATCGTGCCGCAGGCCCCCGGAGGGGCAAACGATGCGGTGGCGAGGCTGGTTCTGCAGAATCTCTCGGAGCGGATCGGACAGTCGATCATTGTTGAAAACCGGCCTGGCGCGGGTGGCAATATCGGCATCCAGGCCGCTGCGAAAAGCCCCGCAGACGGGTATACGCTACTCCTGACGGTGGGAAGTTCGCTCACCATCAATCCGGCCATCTACAAGAATATTCCATTCGACCCCAGGAAAGACTTCGAACCGATCGCGCTGGTTGCCACAGCGCCT
This genomic interval from Cupriavidus oxalaticus contains the following:
- the alc gene encoding allantoicase → MIRQRSEPSEAFLRSERAYVDLADERLGAIVVAASDEWYAPASRMLNPKAANYYYHDDEGMRWVDGWETSRRRKAGNEWCVIKLGRPGQITAVGFDTSFYTGNYPLAASVQACAVSADNDIADAEWTELVPATELAGDSQRLVPVNANRVFTHVRLNIFPDGGMARFRVFGLVQLPQSFSAAGQRDLAALENGARVVGCSDTHFGAVRAMIAPGPSVEWGKGWETRRLRKPGHDWAVIALAAPGTLERVLVDTTYYTGNFPAAFSLQGACLEHAPDEVVLNQAMHWPELVGRSDLKGGCQNTVELGAAHRDTLVTHVRLNIYPDGGVTRLRILGAPGLMAR
- the allE gene encoding (S)-ureidoglycine aminohydrolase, producing MTKRQIQPPGVFAHHRAAVTTHYAVMPPEGILESRIPGIEKTTISVQATPGLGAKFAQLLLQIQGGGGMTAVRNDGMQAFFYVVSGNVSLELEGKTHELKAGSFAYAPAGTGVRVYNPGADEARVVWIKKPYERLDGVEAPAALVSHEQDVEKVNKHTKGRTWQHLLPDENPAFDFAINILSFEPGNYFPMVETHVMEHGLYMLEGQGMYLLQNDWHECWAEDFIYMAPFCPQFFYATGWSKATYLLYKNVNRDFTF
- a CDS encoding ABC transporter permease, whose protein sequence is MTEIALTTTANAPADPENRESLPTRIFRNRSVRIGGGVVLAYIMVALFGPLIWTTDPYAQDLMMRLRPPAWDARGTLQHPLGTDQLGRDVLARLLEGARVSLTIGFCAASIGAVIGITLGSIAGYFGRLVDHAVMFGLTCKLALPSLLLAMTLIYFIQPSLTTVVCVIGLMHWTLYLVVTRSATQRIRELDYVKASKLAGASARQIIVWDILPNLAGSLLVVFTAEVAVSILAEASLSFLGVGVPSPIPSWGLMISEGKAVMFLNPWIVLLPGVSLFLLVIGVNLLGDGLRDVIQPQTRD
- a CDS encoding MFS transporter, whose amino-acid sequence is MRVLRQPRVAAYYLVHTWAQIGTWVQQVVVGWFAWEQTHSEVLLGFLIFVQFAPSFVISPLAGILADRGKVMQVVVISDAICGLTSLGMAALAFTGNLTTLALIGCALLVGICGSFSQPARQVLLTRLVEKSEIASAVSVNSVSMNIARSVGPLGAAYLITNDLSYFAFALSGVAALADAMFVRAFFRKGAGTVPIAPLRRESLIVTLKGAFTVVLDDPSMRLVFLVYLAYALLGRPVIDMLPAIVDSILRQDARVLGNINALFGVLAIAAGLLLSLVSHARALLKVLVASLVFLAAGTAMLSLSSSELGGYFAIGIFALGQAAVNICSSAFAQMQAVETHKGRVVALHVMTFRAGAAVGGLLVGYVAGLMGLANVMIAIAACLCVVFACAIGSAMRFRG
- a CDS encoding porin — translated: MTLYGVADAAVDYVSAKGAAAGSAADKPGLTRLSSQGSYWGIRGSEDLGGGLDAVFQLEGNFSIDSGASSTPFFNRDTFVGLRHRPVGTLTLGVNTTSVRALGNALDLTPGANTGIGALQSLVSSMNGISTDHDSRLQNSVRYRSASFYGVEIGAQYGFGEARAEGTGRNDYVIGAGLAYSSGPLYIAYAYEDRHDKNKTGLAQANGHDEKHRVGVKYQVTEQWLIGALYDRSASNGQFSNGDGRLRRDAWALVTEYDWGVHEIYAMYARASDISCQGATAGNGVNCGSSSQTGAQLWTFGYNYNLSKRTMIRTTISKIFNQAAAKYDFSNGRTGAAAGADPFGVSVGLRHRF
- a CDS encoding formamidase, whose protein sequence is MNGLGGLNQTENGVIVGLLQLRKADIATPEDLRLSADRLASFVHQVKKGRPNVDIIVFPEYSLNGASKALSAELQCTVDGPHVGALRDACRRANVWACFSFMELNPDGNPYNSAVLVNNEGQICLHYRKLHPWVPAEPWEPGNLGIPVCEGPKGSRIAVAICHDAMFPEVARECAYKGAELMIRIAGYSSSLRHQWHLTAQADAFCNLMYTASVCGCSATGPFGGMGEAIVVGFDGVPIRYGSNKEDELITAEIRPDLVREARRTWGAENNIYQLGHRGFVAVRGGANDCPYTYMQDLVTGQYSLPWEDEVLIKDGTMAGHPPPRQA
- a CDS encoding DUF3830 family protein, producing MEIELKAGPFSFLARLEQDISPAACGWLMERLPAHWEFLQGRWSGHAVFARLNGTARHIGQGGISRPDAGQILLCAGDDREGGELLIPYGPTRFACPSGELFGHHVLTVTTGQERLADLGTLIHERGSLSISYRRCSTPWR
- a CDS encoding FadR/GntR family transcriptional regulator: MQTLIYSGEWAADSQIPSQRELAELLGVSRSSLREAISSLEGMGLVRVEPGRGVFVASLEQQAAVGRNSEVHQIDHTPSELYEARLLMEGWAAALAAIHITDDDIATLRKLLGQMEITVKNHDVTHLNQLDFEFHSLIAACCGNRLIRALLAPIFSEEEMGAPRLSDTAFLSSRVKEHREIVEALATRNPSLAQMAMRNHVLRSAKRVQVELPDHVHQLP
- a CDS encoding ureidoglycolate lyase — translated: MRITLKLEPLTKAAFTPFGEVIEACAGAFHHINEGMVERYHDLAVVDALALGGKAGISIMRAKPYVLPLEVVFLERHPLSSQAFIPMKPTSFIVVVAPRGASVEAGEIRAFIAKPGQGINYAPGVWHHVLLPTEACDFVVVDRIGSGPNCDKFVLSEDVRPVIPAFGQGMDHAIFDCSAAEK
- a CDS encoding dipeptide ABC transporter ATP-binding protein — translated: MLLEVKNLSIKLPLENGLTLHAVRNVNFEIDKGECLGVVGESGSGKSLTALSIPRLLPRRAQCSADTLRVNGLDLTSMSECDLASTVRGTQVGYIFQEPMTALNPVYSIGRQLTETMRCHQAVTGDQAHRRAIELLERVGIASPAKRMASFPHEFSGGQRQRIMIAMALMNRPQLLIADEPTTALDVTVQKQILDLLDDLRRELGMGLLLISHNLGAVASVADNVAVMYAGEIVESAPTGTLFGASRHPYTQGLLQSIPDLGKHEAGTLLPTLPGTVQSFYSQPGSCVFERRCKYAFARCGLEAPKFRAYDRKHAGACHLASAPQPEMVETPKAMLRRPAGDVLLEAKGISMTYSVRGGLFKPRLPLKAVVDVSLLLKKGRTLAIVGESGCGKSTLARMLLGLEQPVSGEVFLDGRDIGAYEPAQRAALVQTVFQDPYSSLNPSRRVSEIVRRPLDLSAAMPAAQRDAHVASLLEKVGLPTRLHHASPGQLSGGQRQRVAIARALATNPALIVCDEPTSALDVSVQAQILNLLLQLRKEFLLTLVFISHDLAVVGHMADEIAVMYLGEVVEYGPAEQILRNPVHPYTKALLASTPTLERREPDEANRILPGVANPMQRPQGCCFSSRCPYRSDVCGERPALSEYEGGRSVRCHVANSLAEAGATAKREIGSRNGMKTETMAMRA